Proteins from one Salaquimonas pukyongi genomic window:
- a CDS encoding beta strand repeat-containing protein, with protein MARWRRKSPATLLLALFLTLAQVQFALAAIVNTITVTGQFGDGPVTATDSQSVDVEDAAPGWTVTKTGILNDDDGTPGISAGDTVDYEITAENTGNVTLTGVSASDPFVTLTFDAASDTDSDGALDVGETWRWTGSYTLQQSDLDTGGGGDDDLDNTATVSSDQLPDATVSEEVPIVTAAELTIVKSGTLNDDDGTPGQSAGDTVDYTVTVQNTGNVTVSGVTVSDPLVTLVFDGNDGGSDGVITPGETWTYAGSYVLTQGDFDGNGGGDGSLDNTVTVSSDQLTDETAGHSIPLAPAGGISIAKSADMSGVSGPGDDAVYTITATNTGNVTLTNVVVTDTVTTPNTATCATLAPQTDCVLTGNYTVTAADYVSGGVTNTASVATDEGETDSTTVTTPLTASPSMAVTKTASPASVSSAGSALTYTVMVENTGNVPLSGVSVSDPMVSLDCGDGSSIIATLAVGATETCSASYTVSQADMDASSTLSNTVTVSDDGTYSVSETASANVAVVQAPGMVASKSGVLNDDDGIAGVSAGDTIAYGVSVENTGNVSLTGVTTSDPLVTLALDSGDSDSDNELDPGEIWVFAGAYPLTQADVDSNGGGDGNIENTVTISTDQLPDATANTAVPLNINPAMEVAKTGTLNDDDGNPGLTAGDTIDYQVTLTNTGNIRLTGIVVDDPYVTLTLQSGDTNSDNRLDVGEVWAYGGTTIVTQSDLDTLGGGDGDIDNTVTVTSDQLPPQTADHELPIAPVASLELKKTATVPVQQFPTVFTFDYQLTVRNTGAVTQTGIRLSDDIAAAIAPGVLMNSPAVAASGFSGSGGVNGGYDGDTDIELLTGDVQLAPGDIALVTIPVTVNTGGQSISGINTAFATSDQITTPVTSDDPTQTPGDSSDTNPTPKSIPDSDGDGAVDGDEDDTADRDGDGEANETDYDPTGYFYCQSDGRILSGGLITVENLTSGGSQTGVGTSNGIVIVRDGSDGHYQFHATQPGTYELSYSLPAGGVASTDRLSSGTTDLTSYLPDNPAVLGSGEFGSSGYLADYTAAANPFYTRFEIEAGDPALFNNNIPLQYCGSPSLSADKQVVAGPDIQPDFSSNVQYRLTLTADGDEPVNDVQMVDDLAAVFGAGNFTVTNKAIDSAPAGFTQSIDPFYDGSANTALLTAGGSLQPGESIAVLLDVNVTAASGVYNNTLVSAGTTPLDGGAIPSSSDNAQVTINSASGQLTVEKSAVPGRAPIGAPVSYTITIRNGGTTPVTGIDIVDVMPNGMSYVPDSARVAGVAREPEPGEAPGYSSRSGRALVWANIDVPAGTSVTVTLAMAINASASAEEFENLAYGYSQAAGSIVTNIARAKVLLEIEPVFQCSDVIGRVFDDKDKDGYYDEGEPGLPGVRLATPSGLLIVTDKFGRYSIACGAIPDSQIGSNFLLKLDVATLPTGYRVTSENPRVVRLTRGKLAKLNFAAANLRVIRLEVTDASFAEGDARPSAQTVRSLGGLLPLAEEEPSLLRIVYAAPDVDPSLARRRLEGLETLIDSAWSAKPRSSPLPVETRIVN; from the coding sequence ATGGCCCGCTGGAGACGAAAGTCTCCGGCGACGCTGCTGCTTGCACTTTTTCTGACGCTGGCACAGGTGCAGTTCGCCCTCGCTGCGATTGTAAACACGATCACGGTAACGGGACAATTTGGCGACGGTCCCGTTACCGCAACGGATTCACAAAGCGTGGATGTGGAGGATGCAGCCCCTGGCTGGACCGTCACCAAAACCGGCATTCTCAACGATGACGACGGAACACCGGGCATTTCCGCCGGTGATACAGTCGACTATGAGATCACCGCCGAGAACACCGGCAATGTGACGCTGACCGGTGTGTCGGCCAGCGATCCGTTTGTCACCCTGACATTTGATGCGGCCAGCGACACCGATTCCGATGGAGCGCTTGATGTTGGCGAAACCTGGCGCTGGACGGGAAGCTATACGCTGCAGCAAAGCGATCTTGATACCGGCGGTGGCGGCGACGACGATTTGGACAATACGGCGACCGTCTCCAGTGACCAGTTGCCGGATGCGACCGTGAGCGAGGAAGTGCCGATTGTAACGGCGGCGGAGCTGACCATCGTCAAGTCCGGCACGCTCAACGATGATGACGGCACGCCGGGCCAGTCGGCGGGCGATACGGTCGATTACACCGTGACGGTGCAGAACACCGGTAACGTGACCGTCAGCGGTGTGACGGTTTCCGATCCGCTGGTGACGCTCGTTTTCGATGGTAATGACGGGGGCAGTGACGGGGTGATCACGCCTGGGGAAACCTGGACCTATGCCGGCAGCTATGTGCTGACCCAGGGTGATTTCGATGGAAATGGCGGCGGCGATGGCAGCCTGGACAACACCGTTACCGTTTCCAGTGACCAGCTGACCGATGAGACGGCAGGCCACAGCATCCCGCTTGCGCCGGCCGGCGGCATTTCGATTGCCAAAAGCGCGGATATGTCCGGCGTTTCCGGACCGGGCGACGATGCTGTTTATACAATTACCGCGACCAATACCGGCAATGTGACACTTACCAATGTGGTGGTCACCGATACGGTCACCACGCCTAATACAGCGACCTGCGCCACGCTTGCACCACAGACCGATTGCGTGCTTACGGGGAACTACACGGTGACGGCGGCCGATTATGTGAGCGGTGGTGTCACCAACACGGCCAGTGTTGCCACTGATGAGGGAGAAACCGACAGCACGACGGTTACGACGCCGCTGACGGCATCGCCTTCTATGGCGGTCACCAAGACGGCGTCTCCGGCCAGCGTGTCTTCAGCCGGTAGCGCGCTGACGTATACGGTGATGGTGGAAAACACCGGCAATGTGCCGCTGAGCGGTGTCAGCGTATCTGATCCGATGGTTTCGCTCGATTGCGGGGACGGAAGTTCCATCATCGCCACGCTGGCGGTTGGTGCCACCGAAACCTGCAGCGCCAGTTACACCGTAAGTCAGGCCGACATGGATGCGTCGAGCACGCTCAGCAATACAGTGACCGTTAGCGATGACGGCACTTACTCGGTCAGCGAAACCGCCTCGGCCAATGTGGCGGTAGTGCAGGCGCCGGGCATGGTGGCAAGCAAGTCCGGTGTCCTGAATGATGATGATGGCATAGCGGGTGTCAGCGCCGGCGATACCATCGCCTACGGCGTGAGTGTTGAAAACACCGGGAATGTTTCCCTCACAGGGGTTACAACCAGCGATCCGCTGGTCACCCTGGCGCTCGACAGTGGCGACAGCGACAGCGACAACGAACTTGACCCTGGCGAGATATGGGTTTTTGCAGGTGCTTATCCGCTTACGCAGGCTGATGTGGACAGCAACGGCGGCGGCGACGGCAACATCGAGAATACGGTAACGATTTCAACCGATCAGCTGCCCGACGCCACGGCAAACACGGCTGTGCCGCTCAACATCAATCCGGCGATGGAAGTTGCCAAGACCGGGACCCTCAATGATGACGATGGCAATCCCGGTCTGACCGCAGGTGACACCATCGACTATCAGGTTACCCTGACCAATACCGGCAACATCCGGCTGACAGGCATTGTCGTCGATGATCCCTATGTGACGCTGACGCTCCAATCAGGCGACACCAACAGCGACAACCGGCTGGATGTGGGCGAGGTGTGGGCCTATGGCGGTACTACCATCGTCACCCAGAGCGATCTTGACACACTGGGCGGCGGCGATGGCGATATCGACAATACGGTAACGGTCACTTCCGATCAGTTGCCGCCGCAAACAGCAGATCACGAACTGCCGATTGCACCGGTTGCTTCGCTTGAACTCAAGAAAACAGCGACGGTACCGGTTCAACAGTTTCCAACGGTCTTTACCTTCGATTATCAGTTGACGGTGCGCAATACCGGGGCGGTGACGCAAACCGGAATCCGCCTTTCCGACGATATCGCCGCCGCCATTGCTCCGGGCGTCCTGATGAACAGCCCGGCAGTCGCTGCCAGCGGGTTTTCCGGTAGTGGCGGGGTCAATGGCGGATATGACGGTGACACGGACATCGAGCTGCTGACCGGAGACGTTCAGCTTGCACCGGGCGATATCGCCCTTGTCACCATCCCGGTAACGGTAAACACCGGCGGACAGTCGATTTCGGGGATCAATACCGCCTTTGCCACTTCCGACCAGATAACCACGCCCGTTACTTCTGATGACCCGACCCAAACACCGGGCGATTCTTCTGATACCAACCCGACGCCCAAGAGCATTCCCGACAGCGATGGCGACGGCGCTGTCGATGGCGATGAAGACGATACGGCAGACCGTGACGGAGATGGCGAAGCGAACGAGACGGACTACGATCCGACCGGCTATTTTTACTGCCAGTCCGACGGGCGCATACTCTCCGGCGGTCTCATCACGGTGGAAAATCTTACTTCCGGTGGCAGCCAGACGGGGGTTGGTACCAGCAATGGCATCGTTATTGTCCGTGATGGCAGCGATGGGCATTACCAGTTCCACGCAACGCAGCCGGGAACCTATGAGCTCAGCTATTCCTTGCCGGCAGGCGGGGTCGCCAGCACCGACCGGCTTTCTTCCGGGACGACCGATCTGACCAGCTACCTGCCGGACAATCCTGCTGTGCTTGGCTCGGGCGAATTCGGTTCAAGCGGCTATCTTGCCGATTACACGGCAGCGGCAAATCCTTTCTATACCCGGTTTGAAATCGAGGCGGGTGATCCTGCCCTGTTCAACAACAACATACCGCTGCAGTATTGCGGGTCACCAAGCCTGAGTGCCGACAAACAGGTTGTGGCGGGGCCTGATATCCAGCCGGACTTTTCTTCCAACGTCCAATACCGCCTGACGCTTACCGCCGACGGGGATGAACCGGTCAACGATGTGCAGATGGTGGACGATCTGGCTGCTGTTTTCGGTGCGGGCAACTTCACCGTCACCAACAAGGCGATCGACAGTGCGCCGGCAGGATTTACCCAATCCATCGACCCCTTCTATGACGGATCGGCCAATACGGCGCTGCTGACCGCAGGCGGATCGCTGCAACCCGGTGAAAGCATCGCCGTGCTGCTTGATGTCAACGTTACGGCAGCAAGCGGCGTCTACAACAACACGCTGGTTTCAGCAGGGACGACACCCCTCGACGGCGGTGCAATACCCTCCAGCAGCGACAACGCCCAGGTTACCATCAACTCGGCTTCCGGCCAGTTGACGGTGGAAAAGAGTGCTGTGCCGGGGCGTGCGCCGATTGGGGCTCCGGTGTCCTATACCATCACCATTCGCAATGGCGGCACGACACCGGTAACCGGCATCGACATTGTCGACGTCATGCCAAACGGAATGAGCTATGTGCCGGACAGTGCACGGGTTGCCGGTGTGGCAAGAGAGCCTGAACCGGGAGAAGCACCAGGATACAGCAGCCGCTCAGGCAGGGCGCTTGTATGGGCAAACATCGATGTTCCGGCGGGCACGTCGGTAACGGTGACGCTGGCCATGGCGATCAATGCGTCGGCTTCGGCCGAGGAGTTTGAAAACCTTGCTTACGGTTATTCGCAGGCTGCAGGCAGTATTGTTACCAACATTGCCCGGGCAAAGGTTCTGCTTGAAATCGAACCGGTCTTCCAGTGTTCCGATGTCATCGGGCGGGTATTCGACGACAAGGACAAGGACGGTTATTACGACGAGGGAGAGCCGGGCTTGCCCGGTGTGCGGCTTGCAACACCCAGCGGCCTGCTGATTGTTACCGACAAGTTTGGCCGGTACTCGATTGCCTGCGGGGCGATACCGGACAGTCAAATCGGATCAAACTTTCTGCTCAAGCTCGATGTTGCGACGCTTCCAACCGGTTACAGGGTCACCAGCGAAAATCCCCGGGTTGTTCGCCTGACACGGGGCAAGCTCGCAAAACTGAATTTTGCCGCTGCCAATCTCAGGGTTATCCGGCTTGAGGTCACCGATGCGTCCTTTGCCGAAGGGGATGCGCGGCCTTCCGCACAAACCGTGCGTTCGCTTGGCGGCCTGCTGCCCCTTGCCGAAGAAGAGCCGTCGCTGTTGCGGATCGTCTATGCCGCACCTGATGTCGATCCGTCACTTGCCCGCCGCAGGCTGGAAGGGCTTGAAACCCTGATCGACAGCGCCTGGTCGGCGAAGCCGCGCAGCAGTCCGCTTCCGGTTGAAACCCGTATTGTGAATTAG
- a CDS encoding MFS transporter — protein sequence MGDRYLAFRHQGYRRYWSSRFANTFAAQIVSVAVGWQIYDISRDPFHLGLVGLTQFLPSLVLVLVTGAVADRFGRRLIMALADVLEAVCALILLWLTITGTDSVWPFFPVLAVFGVARAFHGPASSALVTNVVPREAVANAIAWNSSAWQTATIMGPVAGGLLYGVSPEIAYSIAAAMLLIGAVLAGLIPKPVRSQTRQKVNLETLLAGFRYIWREKVVLGAISLDLFAVLLGGAVALLPVYARDILELGPWGLGLLRAGPGIGAVVMALWLTGKSIDNHAGYIMLACVAAFGVMTIVFGVSTIVWLSILALALLGAADMVSVYIRETLIQLWTPDELRGRVNAVNMVFIGASNELGEFRAGTMAALIGVVPAVVFGGVGAIGVAAIWVVLFPELARARHLRGRD from the coding sequence ATGGGCGACCGCTATCTCGCTTTCCGTCATCAAGGCTACCGGCGTTACTGGTCTTCCCGTTTTGCAAACACCTTCGCAGCGCAGATCGTCTCGGTAGCGGTCGGCTGGCAGATTTACGATATCAGCCGTGATCCGTTTCACCTTGGGCTTGTTGGATTAACCCAGTTTCTTCCCTCGCTCGTTCTCGTGCTGGTTACCGGTGCGGTGGCCGACCGGTTCGGGCGTCGTTTGATCATGGCGCTTGCCGATGTGCTGGAGGCGGTATGCGCGCTGATCCTGCTGTGGCTGACGATCACCGGCACGGACAGTGTCTGGCCGTTCTTTCCCGTTCTTGCGGTATTTGGCGTTGCCAGGGCATTTCACGGTCCGGCCTCCTCGGCACTGGTCACCAATGTCGTGCCGCGTGAAGCGGTGGCCAATGCAATTGCGTGGAACTCTTCTGCCTGGCAGACCGCCACCATCATGGGGCCGGTTGCCGGCGGGCTGCTCTACGGTGTTTCACCGGAAATTGCCTATTCGATTGCTGCTGCGATGCTGCTTATCGGCGCCGTGCTGGCGGGGCTCATTCCCAAGCCGGTACGCAGCCAGACGCGGCAGAAAGTAAACCTCGAGACCCTGCTTGCCGGATTTCGCTATATCTGGCGCGAAAAGGTGGTGCTGGGTGCCATCTCGCTTGACCTGTTCGCTGTTCTGCTCGGCGGTGCGGTGGCGCTGCTGCCGGTCTATGCGCGCGACATTCTGGAACTCGGCCCGTGGGGCCTCGGCCTGTTGCGCGCAGGCCCCGGAATCGGCGCGGTGGTGATGGCCTTGTGGCTGACCGGAAAATCGATCGACAATCACGCCGGCTATATCATGCTGGCCTGTGTTGCTGCGTTCGGTGTTATGACCATCGTCTTCGGTGTTTCGACCATTGTGTGGCTCTCCATCCTGGCGCTGGCTCTGCTTGGGGCTGCAGACATGGTCAGCGTCTATATCCGTGAAACGCTGATCCAGCTTTGGACGCCAGATGAACTGCGAGGGCGGGTCAACGCCGTCAACATGGTGTTCATCGGCGCCTCCAATGAATTGGGCGAATTTCGTGCCGGAACCATGGCAGCGCTGATCGGTGTGGTCCCTGCCGTGGTGTTTGGCGGGGTGGGCGCCATCGGGGTTGCGGCAATCTGGGTGGTGCTGTTTCCCGAACTTGCCCGGGCAAGGCATTTGCGTGGCCGCGACTGA
- a CDS encoding DUF7507 domain-containing protein: protein MSKQSETNLSKPPAIRQLAACLAISAMVLPAAVKPAYAVISNTVTVTGSSPGNTDDITEPATETVDVEDAAPVLTVTKTATYGAGPTTADGTTDNVGVGTVITYTYTVTNDGNVGVTNVSLSDDHGTDADGALTTITLGSLTPDGSGAPSTDDSSDNDWDYLAPGDQVSWTASYTVTQADINTQSADGNGALNNTVTASAGFENSSGNPDTATGTASEAVDLEDANASLLMAKVATVGGSPVDGSGDNVAVGTTITYTYTITNNGNVPIADITLNDVFNGSGTFTQPNPDSGVATLTNNSGGGSSDVSGDSTYDLLAPTDVLTITTTYVVTQSDVDNLQ from the coding sequence ATGTCAAAGCAATCAGAAACCAACCTCTCCAAGCCACCAGCCATCCGGCAACTGGCAGCATGTCTTGCCATCTCTGCGATGGTGTTACCGGCGGCGGTGAAACCGGCCTATGCCGTCATCTCCAACACCGTCACGGTGACCGGCTCCTCGCCGGGAAATACTGACGACATCACCGAGCCGGCGACGGAAACGGTTGATGTGGAAGATGCAGCTCCCGTACTGACGGTGACCAAGACGGCCACCTATGGTGCGGGACCGACGACAGCCGACGGAACCACTGACAATGTGGGGGTCGGCACCGTTATCACCTACACCTACACGGTTACCAATGACGGTAATGTCGGGGTGACCAATGTTTCGTTGAGTGATGATCACGGCACCGATGCAGATGGGGCGCTTACCACGATTACGCTTGGATCGCTGACGCCGGATGGCTCAGGGGCACCTTCCACCGATGACAGTTCGGACAACGACTGGGACTATCTGGCGCCGGGCGATCAGGTTTCCTGGACGGCGAGCTATACCGTTACCCAGGCCGACATCAATACGCAGAGTGCTGATGGCAATGGCGCGCTCAACAACACGGTGACGGCATCAGCCGGGTTCGAGAACTCTTCGGGCAACCCCGATACCGCAACGGGAACAGCTTCCGAAGCGGTTGACCTTGAAGATGCCAATGCTTCCCTGCTGATGGCGAAGGTTGCGACGGTTGGCGGCTCGCCGGTTGACGGGTCGGGTGACAATGTGGCGGTGGGTACTACCATTACCTACACCTACACCATCACCAACAACGGTAACGTCCCGATTGCCGACATCACGCTCAACGACGTGTTCAACGGTTCGGGAACCTTCACCCAGCCCAACCCGGATTCAGGGGTGGCGACGCTCACCAACAATTCGGGCGGCGGTTCTTCGGATGTTTCCGGCGACAGCACCTATGACCTGCTGGCGCCAACCGATGTCCTGACCATTACCACGACCTATGTGGTGACCCAGTCGGACGTCGACAATCTGCAATAG
- a CDS encoding DUF7507 domain-containing protein has translation MKEHSGPNVYWLAGGRGGIAELSVFLVAFLFLFAWPGASRAVAQVVNGDFASGATGWTTTAPSNSSLSYAGGQLTAVSDDNGGTNSRTFASQTLTVSDPGFLSALLVNWTTADIAHYDYPMVRLGGTYHWITAAGGLTTTAASGIDNGDAPVANLTVRTTFAAGSQLIGFGVTATDSCCGRGTAIWDDVEFQELTQSPGAQTVDEDNTLVFSGASALQVAGNSGAASMSVTLSAANGVLTLATTTGVTVTSGANGSANMTFSGTPAAINTALDGLSYTPLADYNGADTLTFSVSGGGLSDTDSVALTVNAVPDYGVKLSKSADTAIVSSAGSVIGYTVTATNTGDTALTGISVSDTLEQNGTATTLTLSGPAGDGGVSGVMEPSEVWVYTASHTVTQSQIDDANDLVNTAVFTSAEMAPANDAATTAVTANPALSITKSASDKTDVTVGHTVTYTYTITNTGNQTISAIQLSDAHGGSGTPPAPDADSATLTDNAPTGNSANSATGDGAWDSLAPGDVLTVTAPYTVTQTDVDTLQ, from the coding sequence GTGAAAGAGCACTCAGGGCCAAATGTCTATTGGCTGGCAGGCGGGCGTGGAGGGATAGCCGAGCTATCCGTCTTCCTTGTTGCATTTCTGTTTCTGTTTGCCTGGCCCGGCGCGAGCCGCGCCGTTGCGCAGGTTGTCAATGGTGACTTTGCTTCCGGTGCAACCGGATGGACAACCACTGCGCCTTCCAACAGTTCGCTTTCCTACGCGGGAGGGCAACTCACCGCCGTATCAGACGACAATGGCGGCACGAATTCCCGCACATTTGCCAGTCAGACACTGACGGTTTCCGATCCCGGTTTCCTCTCGGCGCTGCTGGTCAATTGGACCACAGCCGACATCGCTCACTATGACTACCCAATGGTGCGCCTTGGCGGCACCTATCATTGGATTACCGCTGCTGGCGGGTTGACCACCACCGCAGCCAGCGGCATCGACAATGGTGATGCGCCGGTTGCCAATCTGACGGTTCGCACCACTTTTGCCGCCGGGTCGCAGCTAATCGGTTTTGGCGTTACAGCCACCGACAGTTGCTGTGGGCGCGGCACAGCCATCTGGGATGACGTCGAGTTCCAGGAACTGACGCAATCTCCCGGCGCGCAGACGGTGGATGAAGACAACACGCTGGTTTTTTCCGGCGCCAGTGCGTTGCAGGTAGCCGGTAATTCCGGCGCTGCCAGCATGAGTGTCACCCTGTCGGCAGCCAATGGTGTGCTGACTTTAGCCACCACCACCGGCGTCACGGTGACTTCAGGTGCCAATGGCTCGGCAAACATGACGTTCAGCGGAACGCCGGCCGCCATCAATACTGCACTCGACGGGCTCAGCTATACCCCCTTGGCCGACTACAACGGAGCCGACACACTGACCTTCAGCGTCAGCGGCGGTGGCCTTTCAGACACTGATAGCGTCGCACTCACCGTTAATGCCGTGCCTGATTACGGCGTGAAGCTTTCGAAAAGCGCCGATACCGCCATTGTATCATCGGCCGGTTCGGTGATTGGCTACACGGTTACGGCCACCAACACTGGCGATACAGCGCTGACCGGCATTTCGGTCTCCGACACACTGGAGCAGAACGGAACAGCTACCACCCTTACCCTTTCCGGACCTGCTGGTGATGGTGGGGTTTCCGGTGTGATGGAACCTTCTGAGGTGTGGGTCTACACAGCAAGCCATACGGTAACCCAGAGCCAAATCGATGATGCCAATGACCTGGTGAATACGGCTGTTTTCACTTCTGCGGAGATGGCTCCGGCGAATGACGCTGCCACAACCGCGGTTACCGCCAACCCGGCCCTCTCCATCACAAAGTCTGCCAGCGACAAAACCGATGTCACGGTCGGCCACACGGTTACCTATACCTACACGATCACCAATACCGGCAATCAGACGATCTCGGCGATCCAGCTTTCCGATGCCCATGGCGGCAGCGGCACGCCACCGGCGCCGGATGCCGACAGCGCAACCCTCACCGACAATGCTCCTACCGGAAATTCGGCCAACTCAGCCACCGGCGACGGTGCGTGGGACAGCCTTGCACCTGGTGACGTTTTGACCGTCACCGCACCTTACACCGTAACCCAAACAGACGTGGATACCCTGCAATGA
- a CDS encoding SDR family NAD(P)-dependent oxidoreductase, which yields MTQYDFTSKTVLVSGAGGGIGLAAAKRFADAGANLVLTDRTDETLHPAKTALQQKYPCIFLSGDVTRETLHLELAAAAIETFGRLDIALNNAGIVQSQQRLEDISADDARKVLEVDVMAVLHAMKAQLPIMREQFEKTGDGGVILNTASVAGLVGAPTLSVYGAAKHAVIGLTRAAAIEYARKGIRINAICPAFTRTAMLEIPLSESPHGRETAKKKLISNIPMARVGEVDEIVQAMLWVCSPENSFYTGQALALDGGLSAG from the coding sequence ATGACACAATACGACTTTACCAGCAAAACCGTCCTTGTCAGCGGCGCGGGCGGCGGCATTGGCCTTGCTGCGGCAAAGCGCTTTGCAGACGCCGGCGCCAATCTGGTGTTGACAGACCGGACCGATGAAACGCTGCACCCTGCCAAAACAGCTTTGCAGCAGAAATATCCCTGCATTTTCCTTTCCGGCGACGTGACCCGGGAGACGCTGCATTTAGAACTGGCCGCAGCAGCAATCGAAACTTTCGGCCGGCTCGACATTGCACTCAACAATGCCGGCATCGTCCAGTCCCAACAGCGCCTGGAAGACATTTCCGCCGATGATGCCCGTAAGGTACTGGAGGTAGACGTCATGGCGGTCCTGCATGCCATGAAAGCGCAGCTGCCGATAATGCGCGAACAGTTCGAAAAAACGGGAGATGGCGGGGTGATCCTCAATACCGCTTCCGTTGCCGGCCTCGTCGGCGCACCGACATTGTCGGTTTACGGCGCGGCTAAACATGCGGTCATCGGCTTAACGCGGGCAGCTGCCATCGAATATGCCCGCAAGGGTATCCGCATCAACGCAATCTGCCCGGCCTTTACCCGCACCGCCATGCTGGAAATACCATTGTCGGAATCACCCCATGGCCGCGAAACTGCCAAGAAAAAGCTGATCTCCAACATTCCCATGGCCCGAGTCGGCGAAGTGGATGAAATCGTCCAGGCCATGCTGTGGGTATGTTCCCCCGAAAACAGCTTCTATACCGGTCAGGCGCTAGCCCTGGATGGCGGCTTGAGCGCCGGTTGA
- a CDS encoding amidase — protein sequence MDYSKMTAAALGRAIADGKADPMEITGHFLDRINTHSRADEIYARLTAERAIAEAKAASVRAREGRLSGPLDGVPVSWKDLFDTKGVATESGTPLLKGRVPDRDAGVLAAAGAAGTVCLGKTHQTEFAFSGLGINPNTATPPNRLMPGHAPGGSSSGAAAAITHGLAPVAIGSDTGGSVRIPACWNSLVGMKTTHGLLPLEGAVPLCAGFDTAGPIARTVEDAALMTAALGGPETPDNGLPAASDLRFAVVDGPPMEECDDQVLQAFGSAVQRLESAGAVINRIEPSAALQKALSLGAILFPFEAWQQWGDLIEANPGVMYPPVESRFRQGASVSREHYDAAWLSLGEIRSAFFTEHAGYDGFLLPTIPILPPRVDELLGNDERFTSVNLLALRNTRFVNLLGSCALNLPVPEPCIGLQIMGHPMGDARLLQIGFAVEQAVKDGA from the coding sequence ATGGATTATTCCAAGATGACCGCTGCTGCGCTGGGTCGCGCCATTGCGGACGGAAAAGCCGATCCGATGGAGATCACAGGGCATTTTCTCGATCGCATCAACACTCATTCCAGGGCAGATGAAATCTATGCCCGGCTGACGGCGGAGCGGGCAATTGCGGAGGCAAAGGCAGCTTCGGTCCGGGCAAGGGAGGGCAGGCTATCGGGCCCGCTTGACGGGGTGCCGGTTTCCTGGAAGGACCTCTTCGATACCAAGGGCGTTGCAACCGAAAGCGGGACACCATTGCTGAAAGGGCGGGTGCCCGACAGGGATGCGGGCGTGCTGGCCGCTGCAGGGGCGGCGGGCACGGTGTGCCTCGGCAAGACCCATCAGACCGAGTTTGCTTTTTCGGGCCTTGGCATCAATCCGAATACGGCCACCCCGCCCAACCGCTTGATGCCGGGCCACGCGCCCGGCGGCTCTTCCTCGGGAGCTGCGGCGGCGATAACCCACGGGCTGGCACCGGTTGCCATCGGGTCCGATACCGGTGGCTCGGTGCGCATTCCGGCATGCTGGAATTCGCTTGTGGGCATGAAGACCACCCATGGGCTGCTGCCGCTTGAAGGTGCGGTGCCGCTGTGTGCCGGGTTTGATACCGCGGGTCCGATTGCCAGGACGGTCGAGGATGCGGCTCTGATGACCGCGGCGCTCGGCGGGCCTGAAACGCCGGATAATGGCCTGCCTGCAGCAAGCGATCTGCGGTTTGCGGTAGTGGACGGACCGCCGATGGAAGAGTGCGACGACCAGGTCTTGCAAGCCTTCGGTTCGGCGGTTCAACGGCTTGAAAGCGCCGGCGCTGTCATTAACCGGATCGAACCATCGGCGGCGCTTCAAAAAGCCCTGTCGCTCGGTGCCATATTGTTTCCATTCGAGGCCTGGCAGCAATGGGGTGATCTGATCGAAGCCAATCCCGGCGTGATGTACCCGCCGGTGGAATCCCGCTTCAGGCAGGGAGCATCGGTTAGCCGTGAACACTATGATGCAGCCTGGCTATCGCTGGGCGAAATTCGCAGTGCATTCTTTACCGAACATGCCGGATATGACGGTTTCCTGCTTCCAACCATTCCCATTCTTCCCCCGCGCGTCGATGAATTGCTTGGCAATGACGAGCGCTTTACCAGCGTTAACCTGCTGGCGCTGCGCAACACGCGCTTCGTCAACCTTCTGGGAAGCTGTGCGTTGAACCTGCCGGTACCCGAACCCTGCATCGGGCTGCAAATCATGGGGCATCCGATGGGAGACGCGCGCCTTCTGCAGATCGGGTTTGCGGTGGAACAAGCCGTCAAAGACGGGGCTTGA